The genomic region AAAATTTGTCTATCTACCAGGATTTACAAGCCATGTGCCCGCACGAGAGCCTGTTAAAACCCACGATTAGTGTCATAGACGAAACAAACGAGGTTATAGAAATATGGCGTCTTACATATAAGGATCTCTTAATATTTCAAAGCATACTGTACAGGTAAGAGCTTCCGTTAAGTCTTTCTTGGTACTGTCATGTTGTTGCATAGCCTAATCCCATAAGCTTAAAAAGGTTCAAAGAGGATGCGCTGCTCACTGTATCTAAAATCTTCGTCTTTTGGTTGTTGGCTTCGACAGCCCTTTCCAATTCTGCCACTCTTGCCTTCAGTTCATCTTCCCGTTTCGTAAGATTCTCGACTTTTTCTCTCAACCTTCTAGCTTCTTCATGTGCCTTAGAAAGCTCTAAATGTATGGCCTCACGCTTTTGTGCTTCTTCATGGAGACGGGCAATATCGCGATTGAGGTTGGTTGCACGGGCCTTGTCACTAACAGGCCCATGGTCCGACGATGGTTCCAAAGATATGAGGGGTGTGTTATGTTTGAGGGGCAAAAGAGCAGCCTCTGTTACTCCTGGATGTGATATTGGAGAGGTGATATCTGTACCACATTTGGTCTGAAGAGGTTTTGAAGGACTGAGAAGACCGGTGGGTGGCGCATAGGAACTTTTTATAGCATCTAACTGCATGACACGAGacttcttgttcttctttctcttattcttcttcttcctcttttcaGGCCCTTGTGACAAGCTCGTCTCCGGAACGGAGAGGTGAACAGAAGCGTCTGATACGTGCTGCTTATCTTGTGTATTCAAACTCTCCTGCTTCGTATCCAAAACTGACGGCTGTGCCGCAGGGACTGAAGATGACGGGCGGTAATACGGATGGGCAGATTTGCGATGCGGAGATGAAGACTTATGAGGTCTGGTCGAAGGGGGCATGTTgtagaagatgaaaaaggggaagaaggaaaacAAGATCTAAGGAATAATATAGCTACCGAAATAGGAGAAGGAAACAGACGCGTATGAGTCTGGCCGAGGTGGGACGTGACTAGCCTATTTTCCCACGGTCGTGCGATAAAAAATTGTGCGCGACGGCTTTGACACGTCAGGGCTTCTCAAAAACATGTTGAGCCGCCTGAAGCAAGATTTCTGGCCACCTTGCAGGACAGCAGTGAAATATTGACATAGTTACCCAGTTACTGACGTTCTTTACCAAAGAGACTACACACAATCCCAAAATGGCCCACAAATCACACAGGCACAAGGCCCTCCAGGCTCAGCTCGAAGCTCAACCTACTATATCCCTTATATCCCAAAAGACTCGAAAGCCTCCCGCCCCGTCGATGGACATTGACCAAGATGAAGACGTTCTTATCAGTACCAACACTGCTTCGGCCCCTAATATCACTGATCCGTCGGAAGTTCGTGTCACTGCGGCCATTACATCTTCTGGATTTGCCCCTCTTAGCTCTGCTTCTCAATCCACTGTTCTTAAAAACGAGTTCAGAAGGATCCCTATCCCTCCGCATAGAATGACACCGTTGAAGAGAGACTGGGTCAACCTTTATACACCTATGGTAGAGATGCTTGGTCTTCAAGTCAGAATGAACCCGCAGCGGAAAGCTGTGGAGTTGAAGGTAAGCACAATCATTCATTCCTGGTCCAAAATTTGTTGCTGATAGCAGAGAAAGACTTCGGGGCACACTGTGGATTCTGGTGCGATTCAAAAAGGGGCCGACTTTGTCAAGGCCTATGCCCTTGGATTTGATGTTAATGTACGTTTCAAATAATGGATAACGAAACTTCGGTCAAGCTTATAGAAAATATTAGGATGCTTTGGCGCTCTTGAGATTGGACGACTTGTATCTTGACTCTTTTGAGATCAAGGACGTTAAAACATTACATGGAGACCATCTGGCTCGTGCTATTGGTAAGCTTTTTTACGTCGTCATGATGAGTAAAATTGATGTAGTAACCAAATCTTTTAGGTCGTATAGCAGGTGAAGGTGGTAAGGTCAAGTTCTCTATCGAGAATGCCAGTAGAACACGAATTGTTCTGGCCGATACGTGCGTCCTTTCTGAATTATTCACTTTCAGTTGACATTGGAGCTGATCATCGCGGTTGTAGCCACATCCATATTCTTGGTTCTGTACAAAATATCAAAATTGCGCGAGATGCTGTTGTTTCTCTTATTCTTGGTTCTCCTCCAGGTATGATCATATTGGTTGGCCATGGTAGGAGACATTCACTGATGAGATATTCAGGCAAAGTTTATGCGCATCTCAAGGCAGTCGGCGCAAGAATGAAGCAACGTTTTTAGAGTTCATTATTCTTCTGTCAGCATCTAGGCTATTTGTACAATTATATATCAGGTCTGCCTGTATGGCATGCATGTACACTCTATGTTTCCTCATTCAATACCTGTTTGCTGCTTGTGTATATACGTGTGATCCTGAAAGATTGGATTAGAAGAAAGCAAAAGGAGGAGCGATCAGAACAGCTGCACCACAGCGATAACGCCGTAAATCGCCGAAAATGCCACATTCGTATCGAGTTCTCTTAACTTAACATTTTGACCATTGTTCTGCAAAACCCTCAGTATACCCATCACGACCGGCAATTTCAGAGGATAAAAAAGCATAACAGCAAAAATGGTGAGCATATGGGATGTCCCAAACCGAAGTGGCCAAAATGTTGCTAACATTCAATATAGAAACCTATCATTCTTCAAGGTCCGCTTTCATTTCTTATATAATTCAAACGCATCTCAACTAAATGTGCTATATCAATAGGTCATGAGCGATCTCTCAACCAAATTGTCTTTAACTCCGAAGGAgacctcctcttctccgcCTCAAAGGACAGTGTCGTCAATGCCTGGTACACCTCAAATGGCGAGCGACTAGGGACTTATGGTGGAATCAAAGGCGGCGATGGGCACAACGGTAGTGTCTGGACAGTCGCGGTGGATTGTAAGTCGGATACTCTGATCAGGGTGTCATTGGATCTGTAAATGGAAGTGAGAATATAAGGGAATCTTGTGTATGATCGGCCAGAGAGCACTTGCAGAAACAATGATCGGGGCGAGGAAAATCGGCTTGCACCTTTGGACGAGGTTTTTGGACTTGACTAATTATCGAATACAATAGCACAAACAAGATTTTTACTCACTGGCGGTGCCGACAATGCGATGAAGCTGTGGGAAGTCAAGACTGGGGAATGTTTGTACACCTGGGAGTTTTTAACCGCTGTGAAGAGGGTCGCATGGAAGTGGGTCTTGTTTTGTGTCAAGCATGTACCGAAGGTATACTGATCGGGGATCagcgaggaggatgacaaGTTCTTGAGTATTACTGAGCAAAGAAGTGGACAGCCTAGTGTGATCAGGTGAGTCGGCTTCTTTGTCAGAATCGATCGAGTCTATTGACATTGCCTCTAGAATATTTTCCATCAACCGAGAAGACCCTAGATCCCGTTCGTCTATTTCAATTGGGGGATATTATTATCTTTTTGGCTACGGCTGACACTTGTGCAGAATCCACTACCCCTCTCACTGAAATGCGTCTTACCGGGTCTCGTGCCACCGTTGCTATCTGGGCTCCTTTGTCTGATTATATTATCACCGGTCACGAGTCTGGAAAGATTGCCAAGTACGATGTTAAgactggagaagaggtgCAGGCTGTTGAGGACGAACACTCAGGATTGATTTCCGACATACAACTGAGCCCTGACGGGACCTATTTCATCACAGCCAGTAAAGACAAGACGGCGAGAGTGAGTGGAAATCGTAAGGATTGCGGAGCTGTCGCTGACTGTGGTGTGACTCGTAGTTGTGGGACATTGAAACTCTTGAGGTTATGAAGATCTATGCCACTGAGACCCCTGTTAACAGTGCGGTCATCACCCCGGATCGACCATACGTAAGCATTCCAGAGCCACCTTTGGATAGGTCATCTTACTCAAAAGTATCCATTCTAGATCATTCTCGGTGGAGGTCAAGATGCGATGAATGTAACAACCACCTCTCAGCGAGCGGGTAAATTCGAGTCCAGATTTTTCCACAAGTTGttcgaagaagaggttggcCGTGTTAAGGGTCACTTGTACGATATATTTTGCCCTCCATGCGCGTCTTTCAGAGTACACTGACCTTGGTGCAGCGGTCCCATCAACACGCTCGCGGTACATCCTCAAGGACGGGCCTACGCATCTGGTGCTGAAGATGGGTTTGTGCGTGTGCACTGGTTCGAAGAGTCTTATTTCCGTAGTCGACCTTTTGGGGACCTTGAGCCTGAGCCTGAGGTGTAGATGTGTGACGGACGTGGTTAGAGAGGCATGCATCCGTGTAATTTTAGATGgtggaggtgaaggaagTGATGCCAAGAGAATTGTGACAAAAAGGATTGTTAGTGAGACGCGTGATGGTGTGTGCCTTGTACGCGAGTCTTGGCGAGGAAGGATTTCTCTGGATATAagctggaggatgagggCCCTCGGCGTGCGCCTCCCAGCAGCTCTCACCTCTTTGACAGAGACCACACTCCTTTCCGGCCATGctcgccctcttcctctccctcgcCCTCGCCCTCCTTTGCCCCGTCTTAGTCTCCGCCCACGGCCAGCTTTCCTGGGTCCAGATCGGTTCAGGCCCGCAATACCCCGCCTGGACTGTTGATGACTATTACGTTGCCCTGTACCGCGAATCTGGTCAGTCATTATCCTTTGACCCAGCATCTCCGTCTCCACGCACTAACGAGGACTTGGACTTTTTAGACCCCGTCTGGGGGGAACTTCCTGAAACAAAGTACACGGTGCGTCGCCACCCACGCAGGCTAAACATACTCACTCATGTCTCCCCGCTAATGATCTCTGATCTCTCCCTTAGAGGAAGACAGACAGACTCGATCTTGGGTTTGCCGATATCTTTAGTAAATCCATAGCCACAGGTGGCTATGAGGTATGCAAAAGATTTGATGAAATGAGTCCTGTTGGAAGCATCCATGCTAAAGCTGGTGACTTGGTCACCGTCCAATGGTCCGACTGGCCCACCGACGGTCATCCCGGCGTAAGGCTCCAGAAATGCAGTTCAACGTGCTGAGCTGACTTTTATATCTCTTGTAGCCTATCGGAGAATGGATGGCCAAGTGCCCGTACGACAGTTGCACTCAAGTCGACGCGACTACACTTGATTGGTTTAGCATAGCTCAGCACAATTATGATGCCGACTTAGGAAAGTGGCCTACTGAGATTTTGACGGAGTTACAAGGCCGTCAATGGACATTCACTCTCCCCACGGACCTTCCCTCTGGTAAGAAATACTGTCTCTGCTTATGGACACCCATGCTTATTTGCTTGCACAGGGGCCTACATCATTCGACACGAGCTCATTGCCCTTCACAACAGTACTGGGCCCACCCCCGATCTTGTCTCGTCCCCTCAACACTATCCTGTCGGTATCGAGATCATTCTTGAATCGTCTGGCACCACTCTCCCTACCCTGACTTGCAAGTTCCCCGGTTGTTTCTCTTACGACGACTACGAATGGCACCACAACATCTGGGATGACGGGTGGCAAGGTCTCTTGGTACATTGGGAATTTCCTGGCATCGCCGTTTACCCTGGTGGTTACACGTGAATTCTGAACGATTGTGAATGAAAAAGGCAAGCTAATTGTCCATGTAGGACTGGCGTGGTCAACGGGGCATCTGCTGCCGCCAGGCACAAAAcgtcttcctccccctcttcttcctcttcttcctcttcttctactccctcctcttccccctcctcttcctcttcttcgtcatcgGTCGCGTCTTCTGATGATGCGTCAGGCTCTACTGCTTCCTCAAGTGTCGTCGCTGGCAACGCTTCCACTACAAgtcctccttcatcgtCCAGTATCAACGCTGTCTCTGCTATGGCCACGGGTACGTCATTTGATCAACATTGTGTGCTAAATCATTGCTAACAAGCGCtacaggcaagaagactTGCAAGCGCAAGAAACGTAGCAACACTGCTGGTCGGAAGCGTCACATTCAGCGTTCCAGAGTTGCGCACTTTGACATATATTGAGCCATAACTCTGCACTACACTGATCTCTCGTGTCATATTCTGCTGGCGGGTTATATCATTCTCGTTACTTTGCTTATATCCTTGTTCAAACGTTCCTTTTTACGCGCTGTCGCTGGACGATAGCGCACCGGACGGGGTCATTCTTTACTTTGGAGGCGCTGATTCATGAATGCCAATGGCATATGTATTGCTGGGCAATTTAAATTACTATGTAGCCTTGCTCAGTGTCCAAAAATACGAGTTATTAATTATGTTCGTTGAAACTGTGCTCTGAAGATGAGGCTGATAGCCGAAAAAATGCCGTGGAAAGTATCAGGGTCACTGAACTGAATCTCTCCCCGTTCGACGCGACAGCACGAAGCACGATATCTTTCCCGCCAGATCCATTTTATTGGAGTCCCTTATCTTCCCCAATATTTCGCATCTGtccctccttttccatctctctcctccgCTTCACGGCGGTATATCCTCAATCCCTCATCCATCACCGATATGCCCCCACAGTCTTTCCCCTTAACCATCGCCCCTCAAACACAGCGGCTTGCCATTCGTGCAGCTCTCGCAATCTTGggtctcttcatcctcaggGCGCTtttctcatcatccagcTCGCCTGAAGAGATCCAGTCTCATGGTGTTTTAGAGCGGGTATACTCGACGGACAAGTACTTGGACGTATCAAAGTACCAGTTCTTACAGTCCAGAATGGGCAGAGACGACCGCACGTCGATGTTCGATGAAGAGGTCAAAGAGGGAATGTTGGACTTTTGGAACAGGTATCAAAAGCCCTTCATCACCGGGAAAAGCTCAGCGCACCTTGATACGCAAGTGATGCGGTCAGTCATTGACGAACTGCTTCAGTTCCACGGATGGGTAGCTTCAGCCTGTCCCACCCTGGTCAGACCATTCGGTCAAAACACAAGGGAAGATCGGTACGAAGACCTGGCAGCCAAGGATCATTTGTACTATATCGCGATTGTCATTCACTCTGCCGATCACTTCCTGGTTGACCAGCTTGCCATTATTGTCCAACTCGCTCGCCGACTTGGTACACGAAATATCTTTGTCTCAATGCTTGACCACGCGTCTACGGACTCCACCCCTACTCTCTCTGACCTCTGTGAAGCTGTCATGACTATTCTTGGTATTGCCTTCCGCATTAGGCGTGTACCTCCCATGACAGTGGATCCGTCTGCCGCATACTACCCCCTcgaagaagctgaagcAAGGAATTTGGCTCTTGAGCCTTTGCATGAGctctggaagaagagaagtaTCAAGTTCCACAAAGTCATTTGGTTGAAAGGTTTCACTTGCCCTAATGACGTGTTGGAGAGCTTGAGGGTCAGTGAACTCAACAACGCCGCCATGGTCTGTGGTATGGATTGGGCGGAGCACAATGgcttcttcattttctCCGACCGGTGAGTATCGACTCTCCTACCTCACAAACCAGTCTAGACATCAGCTGATTGTCATGTAGATGGAGAACGAGAGATATTGAAGGAAATCTCTTCCGGGCAGCCAAATCTAACTCTAAGCCCGAGGCTGGTCCTCCTAGAGACAAAGCTGGTACCGAGCGATTCTCCCACCATCTTCCGTTCCAGAGTTTCTGCTGTGAATCCGGTACCCACGTCGTGGATCCCGAGCAATCCTACTACCGCAACATCCATTATCGtgcttcttcatctgcCCATAATATCTCTATCGCGCAAGAACCTCCTAAATGGGATCCTGAAATGTCGTGCATGGACTCTACACAAATGTGGTTCTGCCGAGATCTGTGGACCGATGCAGCAAAGGGCGGCTTGAAGGATGGTAGCAAACGAAAAGGTCACATCAAGTACAGTGGTCACAAGAGGGATGTAATCCCAGTCGACGCTAAAAAGATTGAGAAACGTGAAGCTCAACCTGAGCCTGAGCCTATCGCTTCACCTGGAGAGGACGAGGATTCTGGTACCGATCTTGACGCTATGAACGAAGAGGCCTCAGATAATGCGCCTGAACCTCTCACGCCTCAGGAGCTCCCTGCGTCTGCGTTCCTCATCCCCAACTCTGCTTTCACTCCGGCCCGGATCCTTATTAACCCTCGATGCATCACCACTTATGGTGGTGTTTCTCACACTCAGTTGGCTTTCGATCTGTTTGGTGGACCCCATGAAGATGAATCGGCTCACGAGGGTGGGAACTACATTTTGGAAGATTGGGCTGGTCCTCCTGACAGCTTTGTATGTCAAGAAATGAAGACAACCGGGGGAAGGACAGCGCCAAAGAGCCAGAGGAGAGTAGGATTTTTGTTGCAAAACGAAGTAAGCAGTTTTTATATCCACTTGGCATCGCGCTAATGATATGCAGGTTGGGATTTAGCGGGCTTCTAATGCACAGGTTTTTAATGGTTTTCTTTTTTACTTTGTCCTTATTAGATCCCAGATTCATCCTTGCTCTATGCATGGCTGTTATTATAGATTTTTAGTATTAACGTCATCTAAAATGATCTCAGCAAGCCGAAGGGCGACAAGTCTGATTAAGTCTCTCCATGTTCTCAGAACATAGACTCGACCTTGATACACTGCTATTCTAGAATGCAGTTCTTCAAATTATTAAGTAAACATATATTGCACCTTCAACGAGATCCCCCGACAGACTCCATAGTCTGGCATAGTGTTAGTAGGAATTAGAACGGATTTCAACCAACAACTCACAAATTCACTAGCAACGGCACCGTCTAGGATCcccagctcttcttcagtaAATCCAAGCCGAGGAACTACAAACCACCTCAGAGGGACAAGTAGCATGATGATAACGGGAAACCCGATTGCTGCAATGGTCTGCAATTGGACCGTTAGAGAGCTTCTTTATCTATCTACATGGTACACTTGATTACTCACTTGCGTGATAGCAAATGTAGCGCCAAAACCTATCAGTTCAATCGCAGTGAATATTATTATCCTAGACTTCCGTACGCGACGCAAAGGTTCTGAAGGAGAGGTTGCGCGTCGATCCCGGACCAAATACAGCATTTTAGCGGTGACTCcggaggaaagaagagcatCCGAGCCCATATACCACTAGCATGTTTTCAGTAGGGCCAGGAATCTAAGCGAAACTACACTTACGAATAGGCCAGCTAAGACGCCTTTGGGGATAAGACCCAAAACGTGTTCGAATGGCTTGGTCATGAGAATAAGGCCTATCTGTTGTTAGTTTTCTCCGAGGCGCCTGGATGTACTGAAACTTACAGAGGCACCCTTGAGCCAGGTTAGATACCCGTTGCTCGACAACTGCCACAGGaatttctcttctcttaTCCATTTTCCGCTCGCCAATCCCATTGCTCATACGTCTTCGTTTTGTCGAGTGACCATCATTTCCCATAGCATTATTGCTTTTAACTCCGCCTCCTTCCATTTGATCAAGTTGGATAGCCTGggatccttcttctccagtATGAAGGGTGACATCGGAAGACGCACTAGAGGCGTCCTCATAGCCCATAATGACTAAGGAAGCTGTATGCAGGGGCGCTTGCGGAATAAGACCTACAGGCGGCAGCTCATTAGTCAAGAAAAGCAATTGCGCAACAAAACTTGACTAACCGTTAGGAGCAGGAATACCAAGTAATCCTGCAATGAAAGTTGTAATACCAAGTATAAAAAAGTCCCAATGGAATGCCGCAGGTTTCTTCAGAGGATATTCTGAACCTTGTGCAATCAATGACTAATGTGTCATATATCAGCACTGTATAAAAGAAGGACCATCACACTCACCGATACATTTGCGTCAAAGTAGAAAAGAATAAAGAGTACCAGACCAAAAGGAAATGCGACACCAACCCACTTCCCTTCCAACTGCCAAAAGCGTACTAGCCAGGTTCTATCTCCAGCAGGCTTGAATGATGAAGTAGTGGTGGGCAGAGTCATGCCGTCTTCCAAGATGTACCTACAGTGAGTCCCCTTAGTAAATATGAACATGAGAAGGTCATGAGCAATAAAAAACATACTGATCAAATCTGCCCCAGTACGCTAGACCCGTGATGGCTATGATTGTGATTGGCATCCCATAATCTGCACAGAACCTCCGAAATTGCTTGTTGACATAGCCGGATCTGGCGAGAGCGTTAAAGTAATGAGGCAGAACAAGCGTTATAAGGGCAAGGCTGCAAGTTGCTCCTTAGTGTTGCACAACCGTGGAAGGCATTAATAACTCACATAATGCCGAGAAAAGCACTCGTTGTTGAAGTTTGTCTGAATTGGCGTGTCACAACCTGGATTCCATATTGGACATAGACGGCAGATACATAAAATCCGAATGTTTCGCAGGAGAATCTCGTGACATATTTTAGACCCTGAACAGCTACATCCTTCCAAATCAGATTTGCGGGACTTTCAAACAGCGATGCTCGTACCATTAAGGATGGCAGCGACCCAGTGAAATATGGCAGCCCAGAGATAAACCCATCCAACGAAGTGAAGATAATTAGGCCCATCTGTCTTGTTCCTTTCAAATATGTCATATATGGTCTTGTTGAAGACTGTGATGGGACCAGTGACCCCAGAGATCAGTAGTGGTTGCCCCCCAAAAAAGGATGCCATAAACGCCGCCATAAACTGCCAAGGTCCCGAATTCCCGAGTCAACAAGATTCCAAGCTCAGACGAAGGATACAATCCTTACAGATGCAAGTAATACTTCCTGGACGCCATATTGTCCTGTTGTTTCCTGCATGCGATGCGTTGGGTTACAGTGAGCATAATTTACAGCTTCGACAGGCTGTGGTTTGATCTTACAATGAGATCTAGCGAAAATGCCAGACCCGGCAAAACCTAAGGAAGTGATTAGATAGACTTCTAAAATCTCAGGTAAATCCGACCTATATACATTTGCAAAGAAAATGAACTGTAGAGACTAATCAGTTTATGTCATGGGCTAGCATGGATCATCCTCACCCAGGTAGAAGGTATGACCCTATAATTCCAAGCATCGACCCAATCACTCCAATACCAAGGCAAGCGACTGGCAACATCTCTGCGCATACCTCTACCAATGCTCCATATCCACGAGCGCTTCGTCCCAGTGCGGTCAAACTCTTGATATAAGCGCCTAAGTTCATCAGGAGAAGTGGGAAGTGACTGTGATGGATGGAGGAGCGTCAGAGGAGGCTCTGGTGGATTGGGAGGAGGTACAGGGCGGGGACGAGTTGTTGTTCTCGACAGAGTCggggagagaggaggatgagaatgcGGGGATATCTGCGGATGTCTGCGCGTGGGAGACATTATGCGATTGGCAGAGTTTTGACACTGAGAAGGTGGATGAATAACAAATATCTATTTAAATTTGTGTTGCATCTGGCGTCGGCTAAAACCGATGACCAAAATCGCCAAGATCGAACATGCACATCATGTACACTTTACTCGTACTCGTACTCAACTGCTAATTAAGCAGCGAGAAGATTAGGCAGACTAACTTCCCAACATCATGGATCGGGGACTCGTCTCGCACACGCAGGTAT from Cryptococcus decagattii chromosome 3, complete sequence harbors:
- a CDS encoding pre-rRNA-processing protein PNO1, with translation MAHKSHRHKALQAQLEAQPTISLISQKTRKPPAPSMDIDQDEDVLISTNTASAPNITDPSEVRVTAAITSSGFAPLSSASQSTVLKNEFRRIPIPPHRMTPLKRDWVNLYTPMVEMLGLQVRMNPQRKAVELKTSGHTVDSGAIQKGADFVKAYALGFDVNDALALLRLDDLYLDSFEIKDVKTLHGDHLARAIGRIAGEGGKVKFSIENASRTRIVLADTHIHILGSVQNIKIARDAVVSLILGSPPGKVYAHLKAVGARMKQRF
- a CDS encoding eukaryotic translation initiation factor 3 subunit I, which gives rise to MKPIILQGHERSLNQIVFNSEGDLLFSASKDSVVNAWYTSNGERLGTYGGIKGGDGHNGSVWTVAVDSQTRFLLTGGADNAMKLWEVKTGECLYTWEFLTAVKRVAWNEEDDKFLSITEQRSGQPSVIRIFSINREDPRSQSTTPLTEMRLTGSRATVAIWAPLSDYIITGHESGKIAKYDVKTGEEVQAVEDEHSGLISDIQLSPDGTYFITASKDKTARLWDIETLEVMKIYATETPVNSAVITPDRPYIILGGGQDAMNVTTTSQRAGKFESRFFHKLFEEEVGRVKGHFGPINTLAVHPQGRAYASGAEDGFVRVHWFEESYFRSRPFGDLEPEPEV